One region of Mycobacterium riyadhense genomic DNA includes:
- a CDS encoding 3-hydroxyacyl-CoA dehydrogenase, with the protein MEIRDAVAVVTGGASGLGLATTKRLLDAGAQVVVLDLRGEDVVAGLGDRARFAQIDVTDEAGVTSALDKAEAMGPLRIVVNCAGIGNAIRVLSRDGVFPLNAFRKIVDINLVGTFNVLRLGAERIAKAEPIGEERGVIINTASVAAFDGQIGQAAYSASKGGVVGMTLPIARDLASKQIRVVTIAPGLFDTPLLASLPEEARASLGQQVPHPSRLGNPDEYGALAIHIIENPMLNGEVIRLDGAIRMAPR; encoded by the coding sequence ATGGAGATCAGGGACGCCGTAGCCGTCGTCACCGGCGGCGCATCAGGCTTGGGCCTGGCCACCACAAAGCGGCTGCTGGACGCCGGCGCACAGGTCGTCGTGCTGGACCTGCGGGGCGAGGACGTGGTGGCCGGGCTCGGCGATCGCGCGCGATTTGCGCAAATCGATGTCACGGACGAGGCCGGCGTCACCAGTGCTCTGGATAAGGCGGAGGCGATGGGCCCGCTGCGGATCGTCGTCAATTGCGCCGGTATCGGCAACGCCATTCGGGTCCTCAGCCGCGACGGCGTCTTCCCGCTGAATGCGTTCCGCAAGATTGTGGACATCAATCTGGTCGGCACGTTCAACGTGCTGCGGCTGGGCGCCGAGCGGATCGCCAAAGCGGAACCCATCGGGGAAGAGCGCGGCGTCATCATCAACACCGCCTCGGTGGCGGCGTTCGACGGCCAGATCGGTCAGGCGGCCTACTCGGCGTCCAAGGGCGGCGTCGTGGGCATGACGCTGCCGATCGCCCGCGACCTGGCCAGCAAGCAGATCCGGGTGGTTACGATCGCTCCCGGCCTGTTCGACACACCCCTGCTGGCGTCGTTGCCCGAGGAAGCCAGGGCCTCCCTGGGCCAGCAGGTGCCGCATCCGTCGCGGTTGGGGAATCCAGACGAGTACGGCGCGCTGGCCATCCACATCATCGAAAACCCGATGCTCAACGGTGAGGTCATCCGCCTGGACGGCGCCATCCGGATGGCGCCGCGTTAA